In Chlorobiota bacterium, the sequence CCCATATTCACCGGCGAGCCGTACAGGAGCATCAGATGGAGCACGTAGATCCCCAGCGAACGCTTCCCGATTTCTTCCACCGCTCCCCCTTTTCTTCTCTCCACTTTGCTTGCCGCCCGTGTGGCCAAGCGGGTTTCCCGTTGCTGTTCCAGAAGCTGGGTTATGGCCTTCAGCGCGGAGATGGTGGCGAACAGGACCGCCAGCCGGAAGCAGGTGTGTTGGATGGATCCATGCCAGTAGCGATCGTGCGGCGGGATACCTCCAATCGTTTCGGCAAGCAAGGCTTCGGCGGCAAAGAAGGTGGCGGCGAACAGCGCGGGGACAACCCACTGGTACCGGCGCGGCTTCAGCAGCAGCGGCGCGGAGGCGAACCCGGTGAGGAGATAGGCAGCATGGGGGAACAAGGAGAAGGTGGCATCGGGCTGCGCCATGAAGTAGGACCGCAGCGGAAGGAACAACCCCGCAGCACTATCGCTTGCCCAAACCCACGGGGTCCCGATAATGATCGCAACCGCAAGCGCAGCAGCAACCCAAGCAACGGAAGCAAGCGGGCGAACAACCAGGGCCAGCAGAACGATCACCCCCATCGCCACGGCGATCACCTGCAGCACGTTGGTGTCGAACAAGCGGGCAAGCTCGGTGGGGTCGTGCCGCCAAATCAGCTGCCGCAAGGAGAGCACCGGAATCTGCAACCAGTAGCCCAACAGCAGCAGCAACGCCGCACGCCGCAGCAACGATTGCGCCCCCCGCTTCCCCTCCGTTTCCGGCGCGTCCATCCGGCGTTGCAGCGCGCCCCACAGCGTCAGCCCGCTGCAGAGCAGGAAGGCGGGCGCAACAAAACCAAACCCGATATTGAAACTGTTCCACACCCCTCCTTCCTTCCAACGGTTGGCAAGGAACGCCCCGGCAACGTGGGTGGCAATCATTCCAATCACGGCCAGCCCACGGAACAGATCTATCCAGCGAAGACGTGGCATTTGGGAATCATTCACACCAAGTTTTGCGGCAGGTTGCCGGTTGCCGGAAAGGGGTCATCACAACCTCACGGTTCTTTCTGTTGTGACGCCGAAGGCTAAAGACCTTTGACGCCGAAGGCTAAAGACCTTCGGCTACCGGTCGTTGGCAAGGGGGGGGTATGCCGCAATCTTATCCCCCTTCCTTCCCTTTCACCGACTCCAGCACCAGCTCCGCAACGTCTTTCACCACAACGCCGCCGTCGGGGAGTTTTGCTTTCACTCCGTCGCTCATCATCGTCATGCAGAAGGGGCAGGCGGTGGCAACAACTTCGGCACCGGTCCCCAACGCTTCCTCGGTCCGTTCGATGTTGATCCGTTTGCCTTCGGTCTCCTCCATGAACATCTGCGCCCCGCCCGCTCCGCAGCAGAAGCCTCGGCTGCGGTTCCGTTCCATCTCCACAATCTCCACGC encodes:
- a CDS encoding acyltransferase family protein, translating into MPRLRWIDLFRGLAVIGMIATHVAGAFLANRWKEGGVWNSFNIGFGFVAPAFLLCSGLTLWGALQRRMDAPETEGKRGAQSLLRRAALLLLLGYWLQIPVLSLRQLIWRHDPTELARLFDTNVLQVIAVAMGVIVLLALVVRPLASVAWVAAALAVAIIIGTPWVWASDSAAGLFLPLRSYFMAQPDATFSLFPHAAYLLTGFASAPLLLKPRRYQWVVPALFAATFFAAEALLAETIGGIPPHDRYWHGSIQHTCFRLAVLFATISALKAITQLLEQQRETRLATRAASKVERRKGGAVEEIGKRSLGIYVLHLMLLYGSPVNMGMIGWLDGRFRNAWDPLACLLLTLSVAALCYGALLFWEWLRKAYPAAARWAKRLWWWVFWALFLLVP